From the Sebastes fasciatus isolate fSebFas1 chromosome 3, fSebFas1.pri, whole genome shotgun sequence genome, one window contains:
- the LOC141764928 gene encoding beta-2-glycoprotein 1-like — MERMLTLFLLCPFVFFTIVTSQQDNVCYRPVLAADIETDGLQRYYSPGVELALGCKQGYTPVSGPRKIVCGASGEWTKTRLMCIPKRCPYPDPLSNGELYYEDTVFQSIINYTCDEGYTLTGDTTAVCLANGTWSKPVPECIPVSCGLAPIPPFGMIIYDKRIRENTTDYGVGVTYKCLPPYVLIGNARAECTVSGNWTKTPECRVVTCHPPENIFKGYMSSDDQRDYDYMETIKYGCVGNYVLEGSLQIVCQRNGNWSEKPSCKAPCSVGIQKGRIVYKGQKLWIADFNPNTVLHKEIVSVYCMDKTRKCGYAVPTQCIAGKLKIPECFEEPSGIDYNLYSSSLPSEITQC; from the exons ATGGAACGCATGCTGACTTTGTTTCTGCTATGTCCATTTGTGTTTTTCACCATCGTGACATCCCAACAAGACAATG TGTGTTATAGGCCTGTACTGGCTGCTGACATTGAGACGGATGGGCTCCAGAGGTACTACAGCCCCGGTGTGGAGTTAGCGCTGGGCTGTAAACAAGGATACACCCCCGTGTCGGGCCCTCGGAAGATTGTTTGCGGCGCCAGTGGAGAGTGGACGAAAACCAGATTAATGTGCATAC CAAAACGGTGCCCTTATCCTGATCCACTGTCTAATGGAGAACTGTACTATGAGGATACCGTGTTCCAGAGTATCATCAACTATACTTGTGATGAAGG GTACACCTTGACTGGAGACACCACTGCTGTGTGCCTTGCCAATGGAACGTGGAGCAAACCAGTACCTGAGTGCATAC CTGTGTCCTGTGGTCTCGCTCCGATCCCACCGTTTGGGATGATAATCTATGACAAGAGGATCAGAGAGAACACCACTGATTACGGCGTCGGAGTGACGTACAAGTGTCTGCCTCCATACGTACTTATTGGCAACGCAAGAGCAGAGTGCACCGTCAGTGGCAACTGGACCAAGACACCTGAATGTCGAG TGGTGACCTGCCATCCACCGGAGAACATTTTCAAAGGCTACATGTCAAGTGACGACCAGAGAGACTATGACTACATGGAAACGATCAAATATGGCTGCGTTGGAAACTATGTACTTGAGGGAAGCCTCCAGATTGTTTGTCAGCGGAATGGAAATTGGTCTGAAAAGCCATCCTGCAAAG CCCCTTGCAGTGTTGGCATACAGAAAGGGAGGATAGTTTACAAAGGACAGAAACTCTGGATCGCCGACTTCAATCCGAACACAGTCTTACACAAAGAGATTGTCTCGGTCTACTGCATGGACAAGACCAGGAAGTGTGGTTACGCAGTGCCAACCCAGTGCATCGCTGGAAAACTCAAAATCCCTGAATGCTTTGAGG AGCCCAGCGGCATTGATTATAACCTTTATTCAAGCTCACTTCCATCAGAAATCACACAGTGCTGA
- the LOC141764927 gene encoding beta-2-glycoprotein 1-like, protein MAPTLALLVLCQVALYTTVTSKKVCGRPFVADGIDELTLKHLYEVGEEVTLTCERGYSPSTATPRRTTCTGTGQWTQSDLTCSPKMCPLPGPLQPLMGMTEAPYKSVLNYTCDDGYVMQGDNKSSCLHDGTWSNPPPLCKVVNCQLPRPPIDGRITHDKPVNGSTTMYGQGWTYECKPPKAPSYERGSCMADGSATEPPVCREVSCAIPTAIPNGIITFAVMRQHGYKEKVKYGCNEHYILDGEAEIQCQNTGNWTSKPVCRAPCTVGIKRGRIFYNAKKLWIADLKPNRVLHGEHVVFYCMNRADRCGYPVASTCNDGTLPIPECFVEPGKVEYTLKAKSLPSEITMCAASPPASPTSPARPA, encoded by the exons ATGGCTCCGACGTTGGCTTTGCTGGTCCTTTGCCAAGTAGCTCTATATACAACTGTAACATCCAAGAAAG TATGTGGCCGACCTTTTGTCGCTGACGGGATTGACGAGTTGACCCTGAAGCATTTGTATGAGGTCGGAGAAGAGGTGACCCTCACATGTGAACGGGGGTACTCCCCTTCAACGGCGACCCCTCGAAGGACGACCTGCACCGGCACAGGACAATGGACGCAGTCAGACCTGACATGCTCCC CTAAGATGTGTCCACTCCCTGGACCTCTGCAGCCTTTAATGGGGATGACAGAAGCTCCATACAAGAGTGTGCTTAACTACACATGTGATGACGG GTATGTCATGCAGGGAGACAATAAGAGCAGCTGTTTGCATGATGGCACCTGGAGCAATCCACCACCTCTCTGCAAAG TTGTGAACTGCCAGCTGCCCAGGCCACCTATAGATGGAAGAATCACCCATGATAAGCCGGTTAATGGAAGCACCACCATGTATGGGCAAGGCTGGACATATGAGTGTAAACCACCTAAGGCACCAAGTTATGAGAGGGGATCCTGCATGGCTGATGGAAGTGCAACGGAGCCACCGGTGTGCCGAG AGGTGAGCTGCGCCATCCCAACAGCCATACCAAATGGCATCATCACCTTTGCTGTGATGAGACAACACGGCTACAAGGAAAAGGTTAAGTACGGCTGCAATGAGCATTATATTCTGGATGGTGAGGCCGAGATCCAGTGCCAAAACACAGGAAACTGGACTTCCAAGCCAGTTTGCAGAG CTCCCTGCACAGTTGGCATCAAAAGAGGCCGTATCTTCTACAATGCCAAGAAGCTCTGGATCGCAGACCTGAAACCCAACAGAGTCCTCCATGGAGAGCATGTTGTCTTCTATTGTATGAACAGGGCTGACAGGTGTGGCTATCCTGTGGCCAGCACCTGTAACGATGGGACCCTCCCCATCCCGGAGTGCTTTGTGG AACCAGGCAAGGTGGAGTACACCTTAAAAGCCAAAAGCCTTCCATCAGAAATCACAATGTGTGCTGCTTCACCCCCTGCAAGCCCCACGAGCCCTGCAAGACCTGCATAA